In the genome of Microbacterium paraoxydans, the window TGGTCGCGACGTTCACCGAGGGCTTCAACAACCGCTTCGAGCATTTCCTCGTGGGCTTTCGATTCATCGGGCAAGAGATAACGCCCATCGACTCGACCGCCGAGGCCGAGGCGGTTGTGGCTGCTACGGAGGACGCGGCCTCAATCGCCGGAGCTCGGCACGCCCTCGAACGGGCGATCAGCCTGCTCGCCGACCGGGAGAAGCCCGACTACCCCAACTCGATCAAGGAGTCGATCTCGGCCGTGGAGGCAGTCGTCAAGAAGGTGACCGGCGCGAACGACGACCTCGCCGCCGGGCTTAAGAAGTTGGAAAACGCGGGGCTCTCGATCCATCCCGCGCTCAAGGGCGCATGGCTCAAGATGTACGGATGGACATCAGACGAGGACGGAATCAGGCATGGCGGCATCGACGCCGCGGACGCCGACCAAGCGCTCGCTAAGTACGTTCTCGTCACCTGCTCTGCTTTCGTGTCATACCTGATCGAGGAGGGCCGCAAGGCCGGGCTGCTCACCTGACGGCGCTAATCCTCCGTTTCGCTCTCATCCCTGGTATCTACGTTTTGTTTGGCGCGCGCCTGCGCAGTATCGACGAGCGTCTGATGGACGCTTTCCAAATCCGTGGCGGGCACAGTGCCAAGCCTGAGCATTCCAGCGAGCAACATTCCCCGATTGGTGAGCTTCAAGTGATTCATCATCAGGTCATAGGTCGCCAACCCCAGGTGCTCGGTCTCCTTCTTCGGATGGTAGATGTACGCACCCTCGGGCGCGATCATGCTGTGGAACGTGTCAGAGACGGTCCAGTCACCCCAAGAAGTCCCGAACGTCCCCGTCTCAACTTCGGGGAGCGGGAAGTCATCGGGACGCGACACAATTGCAAGTAGACAAAGTTGGAGCCAAGACATGCTTTCGGCCTCCCGAATGACGAGGTTCGCCATGTCCACAGTGACGTTCTCGTCGAAGCTGATGTCAGCGAGGAGGTTAGCCAGGTAAGGGAGCTTCTTCGCTTCGTTCTCGTCGCGAGCCACCAACAGCACCCCTTCGAACACCTCCGTGGCGTCCAGGTGAGGGGCATCGAAGAAGCCGTCATCACGGATCCAGTTGCCGTCTGCGATACCTTCGGTAATGCGTTCGCTAGCCAGGTCGAGTACGGTGGCGACGCGGTGCTCTTGCCTAGGGCTCAGCACCCGCTGCACGAAATCATCTCCGAGTTGAGCGAGTGTCTCCCCGACCATCGCTCCCGTTACGGGGTCACCGGCCTGCGCACCGACCGTAGCTCCGAGTCCGGAGCCAAGCACAGATGCGATCCTGCTTACGACGCCTCCGAGCGGCGCTTCACTTTCGGGCATGGCGTCTCCTAATCACACTTGCTACAGCGCCAGGTCGGCTCACGGTTGACTTCAGCGGGCTCCATACGGCGCAGACATGCGGGGCAATTAGGCGTGTCAAATGACAACGCATCCCGCTCCAGGCGGAGTCTTCGTTGACGCTCCAGATCGTCCATGACACGAGTCTGGCAGAGGCGCTAGCGTGAGCGCATGAACGAAGACGACGAGGTCGAGCCCGAAGACGACGACGAGGTCGAGCCCGAAGACGACGGCAAAAGCGATGAGCGCGCCGCTGGGGCCGAGATCGAGCCGTTCAAGATCTTCGGGGACGGGACTGGCTTCAAAGGCGTGGGCCTTGAGGGGACTGGCTTCAAGGGCGTGAACATGGAGGGTTTCGCGGGTCTGAGCGCTGGTATTGGAGCGCTTCTCTCGGGCTCAGAAGTGTTCAAGATCATGCAGACGAATCTTCTCGGCATCGGCGACTCGCTCTCGAAGACGTACGCGTCAAGCCTCATGCCATCATTCGATTCGATCAGCGCCCTCTTCCGATACATGGCGGAAGCGCCTGCGCTCACTCGTTCGAGCGATTACGCGGTCTTGGACGAGCCGGAGAGTGCGTATTCGTCGCACATGGAATCGCCCCAGAGTTACTTTCAGTCGACGGAAGAAGTGATCACCTGCTTCGACGACCTGCACGCCGCGATCACGAAGCTCATATCGAAGACTCCCGACCTGCCGCTCGTATGGCGCGGTGTACGGAACGCCGAGTGGGGGATGCACAGCCATCTCTACCGACATCTGATGAACACCAACAAGGTCGTGCCGCCCCAGCGGAGCCCGAAGAAGGCCCAGCCGTACCCTGACGAGGATCAGATGGTCGCGGCGGAGCGAGAGATCCTGAGCATTGCCCGCCGCGATTGGCGTTTCGACAACATGTCCGCCCTTGAAACTTTCGCCCGCATCCAGCACGCCGGGGGTCCCACTCGGCTGATCGACGTAACGAAGAACCCGTATATCGGCGCATGGTTCGCGGTCGAGTTCGATGAGGATGAAGAGGGCAAGGATGCGCGGCTCTTTGCTCTCGCCACTCGCCCCGTTGCGCAAGACGGGAAGCCTCCTGCGCCCGACTCGGCACTAGAGCTCGATGATCTCGGCGCGGCACGGGACCCGTTCTGGCACCTGCTCACGGACAATGCGAGCCGCCAGAAGCTCGACTGGGGAACCGGCGCACGCAGACGCATCTGGGTGCCTCCGGCTTACGACCCTCGAATCTCCGCGCAGAACGCCGCTTTCGTCCTCGACGGGGTGCCGATGACGTCCAAGAAGCTCGCGTCCTACTTCACGGTCGAGAGGAACGTCTACTGGCGTCGAGCGGATCTGCTCGCCTCTGCGTCGATCTACGCGAAGATGCTGAAACCGACCAGAAGGCCGATGTACAACTCGCGGAACTTCGCGCCGACTTTCAGTTTCCGAATCGAAGCCGCCGCCAAGCAGGAGATCCGCGAGGTCATGGAGTCTCGGTTCGGCTACCGGCTGTCGTACATTTACCCCGACATGGCTGCGCTCGCTGAGCACCTCAAGCGGAGGCCGCTGAACGGATAGCTCTGGCCTTCGGTGGGGTCTTCCTGGACATGGAGAAGGCCCGACGCCCTCTGAGGGGTGCCAGGCCTTCTCGATTCAACGGAGAGGCGCGGAGCGTCAGTCCTGGATGAGGCCGGGGCGTGGCGTCGGAGCCATAGAGCCGACCACCAGTTCCACATTGGCGTTGAACCGGTCGAAGATCGACACCACCATCTGCATGTCCGGCGCTGCCTTCGCATCCTGCGCCGTCAGGTCCGAGTACGCGGCCGTGTGGTTCCGGAGCGCTTGCGAGAGGAACTGACGCTCCCGAGGAGCCGTCGTGTTCTCCAGTAGGTCGAGGGTCTTCTCCGTGGCATCCAGTATCCGGTCGGACATCGCCGCTCGACGGTTCCGCGCGTACTCGCTCTGCACGCCCCGGGCCTTAGCCATTGCCTCCGGTGTGCCCGATGACCCGGAGCCGTTCATCGCGAACTTGAGCCCGGGAGTCTCGCGGACCACGCGGGAAACCACATACTGCGAGACCCCGGTCTGCTCGACTACCTGGCGACGGGTCTTCCCTTCTCGCACGAGGTGTCGAATTTGCTCCTCGACCTCGACTGAGGTCCGAACGCCCGTCGCCATGGCCGGGCCTACTTCGCGGCGATCGTGTCGCGGCGGAGGTTCAGACCGTCGAGCTTCTCGACCTTGTAGTCGATCTGGATATCCCGATCCAGGTTCTCGTCGACCCCGAGCGCCGCGTAGCCCTGCGGATCCAGGTGTGCCATGCGCGACATGGTGCCCAGCGAGACCGCGCCCTCCAGCGCCTCGATCAGCACGTTGCGCCACGCCGCCACGATGTTGGCGTCAGCGGTCAGGTCGCGGACCCGGACAGCGGCCCGGACGCCGTGCTCGACCAGCTGCTGGAACACCAGCTCGCGGACCTCAGCGATCACACCGGACGGGTCGACCGATGCGAGCGCCTCCGGGGAGACCTCGATCCACTGTGCGATCGCCGCGAGCCGAAGCGGATTCGCTGCGAGGATGAGTGCCTCCAGCGACCGACCAGCGGTCACAAGCGCGGAGACCTTGCGCCACTCCACCTCCTGGAGCGCCACCTCGTCGGCGTTCTTCGGGGCGAGACCGTCGAGCACCTCCGCGATCTGCGCATCCGCGTCCGCATCCTTCGCGGCCGGGATCTTGTCGAGGAGTGCGGCGCGCGCGTCCATGACTTGCTTGAACCGCTCGCGGGTGATCGCGCTGTTCGTGTAGTTCGGGTTCGTGAAGTCCACGGCCTGCGCCAGCGAACGCCGGAAGGTCGTGAAAGCCTGCACGAATGGTGCGGTGTTGATGGTCATTTCGTTCTCGTTTCTCTGCGGGGGTCCGCCACGTCGGATCTCGCGATCCTGGGTGGGCTTCGCCCTGGGTGACCCGTCAGCCGTTGCTGCCGGGAGCTTTCGGGCGGGACGAAACCGTGCACGACCTCGCAGCACAAGTCACCACGTCGAGAGAGCGCATCACGCGGCCTCGATCCGCCACTCGAAGGGCGGCAGGAGCGAGTAACTCCGCTCACGGGGGCGATGGTGGTGATGGCGTACTCGGCGGTCGCTGCGCCGGTGTCGTCTCCGAAGAGAGCCCGGGCGCGGCGCCGGTCCAGGGTGGGCAGGGTGTCGTTCATCTTCATACCTCTTTTCTTTAGGTGATCACGGAAGGGTCAAGTCGGCAGGGGCGTGGAGGCGAGCACACTGAGCAGGAGGGGCGCCACACCGAGCAGGAGGAACGCAGGCAGCGTGCAGACGCCGAGCGGAAGCAGCAGCCGCGTGGAGAGGCGCGCGGCACGAAGACGCCCCTGGACCCTCGCACGATGCCGGTCCTGTGCCGCCGCCGCGCGCAGCAGCTCCACGGCGGGGACGCCGGCTGCACGGGAGAGCTCGAGCACCTGGCCGACGCGGTCGCGCTCGGCGGGATCGACGACTCCGGTCTCGGTGACGAGCGCGACGGCGCGGTCGATCGGTGCACCACCCGTGAGCGCGACCGCGACGAGCTCCGCCGTCATGCCCGGCGTCCCCGACTCGGGACGCGCACGGCGCAGTAGTCGTCTCGTCCACAGTCGGGCGATCACGACCAGCAGGAGGCCGGCGACGACGCACGCACCCCCGAGGGGGTTACCGATGATCGCGCCCAGGGTGTCGAAGCCCAGCGCCACGCCGAGCAGCAGGCCGGCCAGCGGCATCCAGAGCAGCAGTCGCGCCGTGCCCGCCGGCTCGGCCAGGGCCACCCGGACGTCGTCCGCCGCCGACGCGGCATCGCGCAGCGCCTCGGCGATGGTGCGGAGCACGTCGGCCAGCGGCGCTCCCACCGTCGTGGCGACCTCCCACGCCGCCGCCAGCTCCGTCCACATGCCACCCTGCGCCTCGATCGCCGCGACCAGGGGCACCCCCTCATCCGTTCGTTCCAGCACCGCCGTCGCGGACGGGTCTCCTGTGCCCGCGAGATGCCGCCAGGCGACGAGGGGGATCGCCCCGGCCTGCAGGAGCACCGCGAGCGTCTGGACGGAATCGGCGACATGCGGACCGGCCGCCGACGCCGGACGCGGCACACGGAGCGTCACCACGGTTCGACCTCCTCGATCGCCAGACGGTCGCCTGCGAGCACGAGACGACCGGCCTTCGCGATGCGTCGCGCCCCGGCCGGAGTGCGCTCCAGGTGCAGCACGATGGTGAAGGCGCTCACCGCCTGACGCGCGAGGGCCACCGCATCCATGCCGGCGAGCGCGCCCAGGGCCTCCAAGCGCGCGGGCACGTCCGCCAGACCGCTGGCGTGCAGGGTGCCCGCACCGCCGTCGTGCCCGGTGTTGAGCGCGGTGAGCAGCTCGCGCACCTCCTCCCCTCGGCACTCGCCCACCACCAGACGGTCGGGCCGCATGCGCAGGGACTCCCGCACCAATCGCGCCAGATCGATCTCCCCGGCGCCTTCGAGATTGGCCTGGCGAGCCTCCAGAGCCACATGGTGCGGGTGCCGGGGCCTCAGCTCCGCGACGTCTTCGATGGTGACGATGCGCTCATCGGGCGCGACCTCCGACAGCAGAGCCGACAGCAGCGTCGTCTTGCCGGAGCCCGTTCCCCCGGTGAGCAGGAGGTTCGCCCGGTCGCGGACGAGCGAGCCGAGCCAGCGCCTCTGCCGCGCATCGAAGGCCCCGCGCGCCGCGAGCGCATCGAGGTCGGCCGCGTGCACGCGAGGGACGCGGATCGACACGGCTGTGCCCAATGCCGACACCGGAGCCAAGGCGGCGTGCACCCTGACGCCGGAGCCGAGCCGCACATCGACGCACGGCGTCTGATCGTCGAGGTGTCGCCCTCCGATCGCGACGAGCGCCACGGCGAGCTCGCGGACCTCGCGTTCCGTGGCCCGCCAGTCCGGCACGCGTTCCGCCCCGCTCCCTCTATCCACGAACAGCGCGTCCGCGCCGTTCAGGAACACGTCCGTCACCTCGTCGTCGACGAACGGCGCGAGCGGGGCGAACGCCGGCTCACTCCGGAGCGCCTCCTGCGGAGCGCGCGATGCGGCACGAGTCCCGGAAGGGCGAGGGCGGATGACGAATCGATCAGGCATACGGCGAAGGTAGGCCGCGGCTGTGCGCGACGACCGCGCGGGGCACATGTTCCGTCGGACCCTGTGCACAACCAGACGCCACCCGCGGCGGTGCAGGAGCCGGCCGCGGCGGACGAGGAGGCGGGAGCGCTCCCATGAGAAAGGGCGGCACCTCACGGGGGGAATGAGATGCCGCCCACGGCGGCTCTCGATCGGGGGAATCGGGCACGCCAAGGCCGGAATGAGATTTCGGCTGTCGTCGAGTGTACGCAAGGCGACCGTCCTGACAAAACCCACTCGACTACCGACTTTCGGCAGTATTCGAGGGTCAGGGGCGGGGATAGATTCACCCTGACCTGGTCGCACTCCCCCTGCGGCCATGCCTGCACGACCCGAACGCCGCAAAGGAGCGCCTGCCGATGAGCAGTCAGATCGATCACCTTCTCGACGAGACCCGGCGCTTCGCGCCGTCGGAGGAGTTCGCCGCCCAATCCGTCGCCTCGCAGGAGCTCTACGAGCGCGCCGCCGCGGACCGCGAGGGCTTCTGGGCCGACCAGTCGCGCGAGCTCGTCCACTGGCACAAGCCCTTCACGCAGGTCCTCGACTGGAGCAATCCGCCCTTCGCCAAGTGGTTCGACGACGGAGAGCTCAACGTGGCGTACAACTGCCTCGACCGGCACGTCGAGGCCGGCAACGGCGACCGCGTCGCACTCTTCTGGGAGGGTGAGCCCGGCGACAGCCGCCGCATCACCTATGCCGAGCTGACGGACGAGGTCAAGCGCGTCGCGAACGTGCTCGACGAGCTCGGCATCGGTCAGGGCGACCGCGTCGCGATCTACCTGCCGATGATCCCCGAGGCGATCGCCGCGATGCTCGCCGTGGCGCGCGTCGGCGCCATCCACTCGGTCGTCTTCGGTGGTTTCAGCGCCGACAGCCTGCGCTCGCGGATCGACGACGCCGGCGCCAAGCTCGTCATCACGGCGGACGGCGGGTACCGCAAGGGCCGTGTCTCCGCGCTGAAGCCCGCCGTCGACCAGGCGCTGGCCGACCGCGGCGAGGGCGAGCAGCAGACCGTCGAGCACGTGCTCGTCGTCAAGCGCGGCGAGAACGAGGTGGAGTGGACCGAGGGCCGTGACCTGTGGTGGCACGACGTCGTCCCCGCCGCCTCCTCCGACCACACCGCCCAGGCGTTCCCCGCCGAGAACCCCCTCTTCATCCTGTACACCTCGGGCACGACGGGGAAGCCGAAGGGCATCCTGCACACCTCCGGCGGCTACCTCACCCAGGCGGCGTACTCGCACAAGAACGTCTTCGACCTGAAGCCGGAGACCGACGTCTACTGGTGCACCGCCGACATCGGCTGGATCACCGGACACAGCTACGTCACCTACGGTCCGCTCGCGAACGGCGCGACCCAGGTGCTCTACGAGGGCACGCCGGACACTCCGCACCCCGGCCGCTGGTGGGAACTCATCGAGAAGTACAAGGTCTCGATCTTCTACACGGCCCCGACCGCGATCCGCTCGTTCATGAAGATCGGTCGCAGCGTCCCGCAGAAGTTCGACCTGTCCTCGCTGCGCGTGCTCGGCTCGGTGGGCGAGCCCATCAACCCTGAGGCCTGGATGTGGTACCGCGAGGTCATCGGCGCCGGCTCGACGCCGATCGTCGACACGTGGTGGCAGACCGAGACCGGCGCGATCATGGTGTCGGCGCTCCCCGGGATCACCGCCACGAAGCCCGGCTCGGCGCAGGTGCCCCTGCCCGGTATCTCGATCGATGTGGTCGATGAACAGGGCGTCGAGGTCGGCAACGGCAACGGCGGCCTCCTCGTGATCACCGAACCCTGGCCGAGCATGCTGCGTGGCATCTGGGGCGACCCGGAGCGTTTCCGCGAGACGTACTGGGAGAAGTTCGAGAAGCAGGGCTACTACTTCGCCGGCGACGGGGCCCGCCTCGACGAGGACGGCGACCTCTGGCTGCTCGGCCGGGTCGACGACGTCATGAACGTCTCCGGCCACCGGCTGTCGACCGCGGAGATCGAGTCCTCCCTCGTCGCGCACGAGGCCACGGCGGAAGCCGCCGTCGTCGGCGCCTCGGACGAGACCACGGGTCAGGCGGTCGTCGCGTTCGTGATCATCAAGGAGAGCTACCTCTCGGCGCACGACCCGGCGGGACTCGCCCAGCAGCTGCGGCTCTGGGTGGGCGAGCAGATCGGCGCGATCGCCCGTCCGCGCGACGTCTACATCGTCGGCGAGCTGCCGAAGACCCGTTCCGGCAAGATCATGCGGCGTCTGCTCCGCGACGTGGCGGAGGGTCGCGAGGTCGGCGACACGACGACGCTCGCCGACACCGCCGTGATGAGCATCATCTCCGCCCAGGTCAAGTAACGCGAGACCCCGGGTTCACGTCGAGACCCCCTGCTGCAGGCGTCTGCAACAGGGGGTCTCGGCGCGTACCCGGGGTCTCGGCGAGCCGGGGCACGGGAACTACGCGAGGCGGAAGGTGACCTCGACCTCGACGGGGCTGCCGAGCGGGAGCTCCGCGACGCCGACCGCGGCGCGGGCGTGCCGGCCCTCCTCGTCGAAGATCTCGCCGAGCACCTCGCTCGCGCCGTTGATGACGGCGGGCTGTCCTGTGAAGCCCTCCGCCGAGCCGACGAACCCGCCGACGCGGACCACACCGGCGATCCGATCGACACCGCCTGCGACATCGGCAGCCGCAGCGAGCGCGTTCAGGGCGCAGGTCCGGGCGAACGCCTTGGCGTCCTCCGCAGAGACCTCCGCACCGACCTTGCCGGTCGCCGGGAGGGCGCCGTCGACGAACGGGAGCTGGCCAGACGTGTAGACGAGGCCACCGTGCACGACGGCCGGCACGTAGGCGGCGACCGGAGCGGCGACGGCGGGAAGCTCGATGCCGAGCTCGGAGAGTCGGGCGGCGACGCTCATGCCTGGCCCCCTTCGAACTGGCGGGAGGCCTCGGCGGCGGCGGCGAGCCCGGCGTTGGCCGAGCCGTCCGTGGTCACCGGGCGCTTGAAGTAGGCGACCAGACCGCCTTCGGGGCCCTGCACCACCTGCACGAGCTCCCAGCCCTGCTTGCCCCAGTTGTTGAGGATGGCCGCGGTGTTGTGGATCAGCAGCGGCGTGGTGAGGTACTCCCACGTGGTCATGGCACTCCTGTCGATCAGGGCGCGTCCAGGGCAGACCGGGCCGCGCTCGTCAAAGCGGGTATTCAGGGAACTCCCCTACGATCAAGCGTATGCCCCAAAAGAACCGCACGGTGAAGGGCGTGCTCGGCGGTCTCGTCGGGCTCGTCGGATTGAGCGCCATCGCCGGTCTGCTGGTCACCGCCAGCGTCACCCCCGTCCTCGCGATGACCGGCGTCGCCGGCTCCACGGCGCTGACCATCTTCGATGAGCTGCCCGAGGTCCTCAAGGTCGACACCCCGATGGAGCAGTCGACCATCTACGCGACCAACCCCGAGGGCAAGCCGGTCGTGCTGGCGTCGTTCTACGAGCAGAACCGGGTCCCGGTCACCTACGAGCAGGTCGCCCCCGTCCTCTACGACGCGATCCTCTCCAGTGAGGACAAGAACTTCTACACCCACGGCGGCGTCAACCTCGGCGCGACCGTGAAGGCCCTCGTCGACAACGTGCGGGGCACGTCCAGCCGCGGCGCTTCGACGATCAGCCAGCAGTTCGTGAAGAACGTCCGCATCCAGCAGTGCGAGCAGAACGTCAACACGGCCTCCGAGACCTACGCGGACGAGCTGCAGCAGTGCTGGCAGGACGCCACCAACGCCTCCGGCGTCGACGGCATCGAGCGCAAGCTCCAGGAGATGCGCTACGCCATCCAGATCGAGAAGGACTACTCGAAGAACGACATCCTCCTCGGATACCTCAACATCGCGAACTTCGGCGGCACGGTCTACGGCATCGAGGCCGCCGCGCGGTACTACTTCTCCACGACCGCCGCGAAGCTCACCGTCGGCCAGGCGGCGACGCTCGCCGGCATCGTGCAGAACCCGAACACGTACCGCATCGACAAGCCCGGCGGCACCTACACGACCAACGACGGCGTCGCGCACAACTCCGCCGAGGACGGGTACAAGGACGCCAAGGACCGCCGCGACTACGTTCTCGGCCGTATGCTCACGGACGGCAAGATCACCCAGGCGCAGCACGACGAGGCGAAGGCCGCCGCGATCACTCCCGCCATCAAGGTCCCGACCCAGGGCTGTGCCGCGGCCGGACGCAACGCCTACTTCTGCCAGTACGTGAAGTCGATCGTCGAGAACGACGAGGCGTTCGGTGCGGACATCCAGGAGCGTCGCGACCTGCTGCGCCGCGGTGGTCTGAAGATCTACACCACCCTCGACTTCCGCGTGCAGGACCCCGCGGCCGAGGAGATGGCCAACGTCGTCCCGGCGAACTTCGACAACAAGTACTTCGGTGCTGCCGGCGTCTCGATCGAGGTCGGCACGGGTCGCATCCTCTCGATCACGCAGAACACGAAGTTCTCGGAGACTCCGACCAGCGACCAGCAGTACTCATCGCTCGTCTTCGCCGGCGACCAGAAGTACGGCAACTCCGGCGGCTTCCAGGTGGGCTCGACCTACAAGCTCTTCACCCTCATCGACTGGCTCGAGAAGGGCCACTCCGTGCGGGAGTCCTTGAACGGTGCGGTGCAGACCAACCTGCAGATCCCGGTCTGCGGCAGCCCGCAGACGACCGACACGGCGAAGATCGGCAACTTCAACCGCGTTCGCGGATTCACGGGGACGCCGATGGCCTTCACGGCGCAGTCCCTCAACAGCGGGTTCTTCGCGATGGCCGCCAAGCTCGACGTCTGCGACATCAACAAGGTCGCCGACAAGATGGGCGTCACCCTGGCCAGCGGCGAGAAGGTCACGGAGGAGAACGTCCCCTACGACGTCCTCGGACCGAAGAACATCTCCCCCATCGCGATGGCCAATGCCTACGCGACGGTCGCCAGCGGCGGCACGTACTGCACACCGCGCGCGATCGACAAGGTGATCGACGCCGAAGGCAAGGAGCGTCCGCTCCCCAAGGCCTCCTGCACCGAGGGCGTGCTCTCGAAGGAGGTCGCGGCGACCGCGGCCTATGCACTGCAGGGCGTCATGGCCGGCGGTGGCACCGGCGCGCGAGCCAACCCCTTCGACGGCACCCCGCTGATCGGCAAGACCGGTACGCACGACCTGTGGTCGACCATGATGATCGAGTCCAGCACCAAGGTCGCGACCGCGGTCTGGGCCGGCCGCTCGAACGGCAACCACGACAACGTGTTCAACGTCTGGACCGGCAGCCACCTCCTCAACGAGGTGCGGTACCCGCTGGCCCGCGCCGCGCAGCACGCCGCGAACCAGGCCTACGGTGGCGATCGGTTCCCGGAGCCGGACGGCAACCTCATCCGACAGATCCGTGTCGACGTGCCGGATGTCGTCGGGCAGACCGTCGAGGAAGCGACTGCGACCCTCGAGCGCGCCGGTTTCCAGGTTTCCGTGGGCGATCCGGTGGACAGCGACAAGGCGACGAACATCGTCGTCGAACAGAGCCCGTCCGGTCAGGCCGCTGCCGGGGCCACCATCACGATCTCGCCCAGCAACGGCAACGGCGCGACCGTTCCCGATGTGACAGGGCAGAGTCCGACCGAGGCCAACGCCGCGCTCGTCGCCGCCGGCTTCACGACGGTCGAACGAGAAGGCTCCTGTAACGCGGAAGACGCGACGGTGACGGCGACGACCCCGGCCGCGAACTCTGCGGCGACGAAGGCCACGCCGATCCGAGTGTCGTGCAAGTAGGCACGTCCCGCGCGGCGCACCCGGCCCTCATCGCGCTCGGCGCGGTGGGGGCCGTCGGTGCAGCCACCGCGATCTGGGGCATCGGCATCGAGCGGTACCTGTTCACGGTGCGGGAGGTCTCGGCGGAGGCACTTCCGGCGGGCGCGGCGCCGCTGCGCATCCTGCACCTCTCCGACGCGCATATGGCGCCCTGGCAGCACCGGAAGCAGGACTGGCTCGCGTCCCTGGCCGATCTGAAGCCCGACCTCATCGTCAACACGGGCGACAACCTCGGGCACGAGGAGGGCTTGCAGGGCATCCGCCGAGCGTTCGCCCCCTTCGCCGGAGTTCCCGGGGTGTTCGTGCACGGCTCCAACGACGTCAACGGCCCCTCCCCCCGGAATCCGCTGCGGTACTTCGCCGGACCATCGCAGAAGCACCGCGAGCCCACTCTGCTCGACACCGCCGCGATGGACCGCTACTTCACGGACGAGCTGGGCTGGGCCGACCTGAACAACACCGCGACGCGACTCACGGTGCGCGGCGAGGCGGTCGACCTGTTCGGCGTCGACGACGCCCATCGCGACTGGGAGCGCCTCGACGTGCTGCCCGCGGCGCTCGAACAACTCGGGTCGCGGTCGGACGCCACTCCCGTGCTCGGCGTCACGCATGCGCCGTATCAACGCGTGCTCAACGGCTTCGTCGACCTCGGCGCGGACGCCATCCTCGGCGGCCACACTCACGGCGGACAGGTCTGTCTCCCCGGTTTCGGCGCCATCGTGGCCAACTGCGACATCCCCCTGAAGCAGGCCAAGGGACTCAGTACCTGGACGCATGGCGACCGTTCGGTACCTCTGAACGTCAGCGCAGGCTGCGGGCACTCCATCTACGCGCCCGTCCGCTTCGCGTGCCGCCCCGAGGCGACACTGCTCACGCTGACCCCCCACGCTTGACCCCGCGAA includes:
- a CDS encoding metallophosphoesterase; the encoded protein is MQVGTSRAAHPALIALGAVGAVGAATAIWGIGIERYLFTVREVSAEALPAGAAPLRILHLSDAHMAPWQHRKQDWLASLADLKPDLIVNTGDNLGHEEGLQGIRRAFAPFAGVPGVFVHGSNDVNGPSPRNPLRYFAGPSQKHREPTLLDTAAMDRYFTDELGWADLNNTATRLTVRGEAVDLFGVDDAHRDWERLDVLPAALEQLGSRSDATPVLGVTHAPYQRVLNGFVDLGADAILGGHTHGGQVCLPGFGAIVANCDIPLKQAKGLSTWTHGDRSVPLNVSAGCGHSIYAPVRFACRPEATLLTLTPHA
- a CDS encoding transglycosylase domain-containing protein, producing MPQKNRTVKGVLGGLVGLVGLSAIAGLLVTASVTPVLAMTGVAGSTALTIFDELPEVLKVDTPMEQSTIYATNPEGKPVVLASFYEQNRVPVTYEQVAPVLYDAILSSEDKNFYTHGGVNLGATVKALVDNVRGTSSRGASTISQQFVKNVRIQQCEQNVNTASETYADELQQCWQDATNASGVDGIERKLQEMRYAIQIEKDYSKNDILLGYLNIANFGGTVYGIEAAARYYFSTTAAKLTVGQAATLAGIVQNPNTYRIDKPGGTYTTNDGVAHNSAEDGYKDAKDRRDYVLGRMLTDGKITQAQHDEAKAAAITPAIKVPTQGCAAAGRNAYFCQYVKSIVENDEAFGADIQERRDLLRRGGLKIYTTLDFRVQDPAAEEMANVVPANFDNKYFGAAGVSIEVGTGRILSITQNTKFSETPTSDQQYSSLVFAGDQKYGNSGGFQVGSTYKLFTLIDWLEKGHSVRESLNGAVQTNLQIPVCGSPQTTDTAKIGNFNRVRGFTGTPMAFTAQSLNSGFFAMAAKLDVCDINKVADKMGVTLASGEKVTEENVPYDVLGPKNISPIAMANAYATVASGGTYCTPRAIDKVIDAEGKERPLPKASCTEGVLSKEVAATAAYALQGVMAGGGTGARANPFDGTPLIGKTGTHDLWSTMMIESSTKVATAVWAGRSNGNHDNVFNVWTGSHLLNEVRYPLARAAQHAANQAYGGDRFPEPDGNLIRQIRVDVPDVVGQTVEEATATLERAGFQVSVGDPVDSDKATNIVVEQSPSGQAAAGATITISPSNGNGATVPDVTGQSPTEANAALVAAGFTTVEREGSCNAEDATVTATTPAANSAATKATPIRVSCK